The Pseudomonas sp. IB20 region GCTGGCGCAGCGTGTTGCGCAGTGCTGACGGGTAAATGCGCATGTCGGCCACGTCGATCAGCCCGAACTCACCATCTTCCAGAAGCAGGACATTGCCCAAGTGCAGCGAGCGGAAGTACACGCCGCGTTCGTGCAGCTGTGCCATGAACCGGCCAAAACGTTCGATCAGCGACTCTCGCAGGCTGGCGTCCAGGCTTTGCAGCGCCTGGCGCAGGGTCAGGCCCGGTAGCGGCCGATAACGCACGGCGCTGCTGCCATCTTGCAAGCTGTACAGGTCGAGGATAGGCGGCGAAGCAATACTCAATTGCTGCAGCTGTTCGCTGTTGCTGGCGAAGCGCTCCGAATAGGGATTAAACCGGCCGGAGGTGTACCAGCGGCGCGCCCTGAACAGTTTGAGGAAGCTGCCGTCCTCCAGGCGTAGCACCTTCGGGCCCAGACCATCCTCCTCGATGACGTGGGCACCGTTGCACAACGCTTCAAAGGCCTGTGGCTTGGGCGTTGCTACTGGCATGCGCAGCAGGCTGCGGCGGCGTTGGGCGATGCTCAGGCCGGCGATCAGTGCCAGTGGAACCCACAGCAAAAACCAGTGCTCCTTGGGCCGCGACAGAATGCCACCGCCTTCGGTCAGGCCGGCGCCGATGCCGTAGGCCAGCAGTGACGATGCCAGGATAAACAGTGGCTGCGCCCGCTCTTTGAGGCTTTTGTACAAGCCCCAGCCGAGCATGAAGAGCCATGGGATAAAGCCGATGATGCCGACGTAATACAGCACGCCCAAGGCAAAGTTGTGGGGCTCGCGAAGTGTCCCGTCGTAGTTCGCAGGCTGCACGTAGAGTTCGGAGTCGTAGCTGTGGCCGATCCATGGATGATCAGCGATACGGCCCAGAATGATGCGCCAGATCTCCAGGCGGAATGAGCTGCCGCGTTCGGTAATCAGTTGTGGGTAAAACAGCAGCAATGCGGCGGCCGCCGCTATCAGGCCTGCAACCATCAGCACCGAACGACGATTGCGGCTGAGCAAGCCCATCCAGAGCACCGCCAGAACCAGCGCAACCAACGGCGTCCTGGAGCCTGTCGCCAGCACTGCCAGGGTCATGATTGCCAGGGCGGGAACGCTGAGCCAGAGCATGTGCAAGCGTTTGGTGGTTACACAGACGTACAGCCAGTACACGCAGAAAAAGCCGAACAGGTGCGAACTGAGCAGCGGGTTGTCGAGGGCGCCCAGGCCGCCGATCATGCGCATGCCCGGCTCAAAACCTTTGGCGAACGCCACCAGGTTGCCCAGGCACACCACCAGTGCAATCACCGCGGCACTGAAGAAGACCGGCTTGAACAGCTCGTTGCGGTAATGCAGCAGCAACCCGCAGCCAGCAAACAACATGAACGTTTGCAGCGGTACCTTGAACAGGTTGGAGTCGCCGGTAGGTTCAGGGCTCCACAGCACGGTGGTCAGCGCCCAGGCGCAAAATGCCAGGAGGGCGACCACTAAGGGCTCACGCAGCAACTCTTTGAGTTCCTGGGGGCGCAAGCACAGCAGCAGCAAGGTCGGGACACTGAAGAAACCGTAGTAGAACCGGTGCATTACATTGCGATTAGTGACGTAGAACAGCGAGCTCAGCAGCAACAATAAGCCAATGGGCAAAATCCATAGGACCACGAAGTCGAAAACGCGATTTGAGCCATAAGTAAGGCGCTTGGAGTGCATACAGAAAAGCCATTCCAGAATAGAGAAAGCCGACCATCTTAAAGTAGTGGCTATATAATGTCGTCGGTTGGATCCAACCGGGCCGAGGGTCATGCCGGGTGCAAGTACAACAGAGAAGCTGTGCTAAAGTCAGCCTCCTTTTTCAAAACGCCGCGTGATATGACCGACTCCAGTCCGAGCGCAAGCCCTTCGAGCTTGAAAATATACTTCCGCCTGCTCATGTACGTTAAGCCCTACGCTGGCTTGTTCGCGTTGAGTATCGTCGGATTTCTGATTTTCGCGTCGACCCAGCCCATGCTGGGGTACATCCTCAAGTACTTCGTCGACGGTCTGTCCAACCCTGAAGCGGTGCTGTTCCCCAACGTACCGTTCCTGCGTGACCTGCAATTGCTGCAAGCCGTGCCGTTGTTGATCATTCTGATCGCAGCCTGGCAGGGCCTGGGTTCGTTCCTGGGCAACTACTTGCTGGCCAAGGTCTCTTTGGGCCTGGTCCACGACCTGCGGGTGCAGTTGTTCAACAACCTGCTGACGCTGCCCAACCGCTACTTCG contains the following coding sequences:
- a CDS encoding O-antigen ligase family protein; this encodes MHSKRLTYGSNRVFDFVVLWILPIGLLLLLSSLFYVTNRNVMHRFYYGFFSVPTLLLLCLRPQELKELLREPLVVALLAFCAWALTTVLWSPEPTGDSNLFKVPLQTFMLFAGCGLLLHYRNELFKPVFFSAAVIALVVCLGNLVAFAKGFEPGMRMIGGLGALDNPLLSSHLFGFFCVYWLYVCVTTKRLHMLWLSVPALAIMTLAVLATGSRTPLVALVLAVLWMGLLSRNRRSVLMVAGLIAAAAALLLFYPQLITERGSSFRLEIWRIILGRIADHPWIGHSYDSELYVQPANYDGTLREPHNFALGVLYYVGIIGFIPWLFMLGWGLYKSLKERAQPLFILASSLLAYGIGAGLTEGGGILSRPKEHWFLLWVPLALIAGLSIAQRRRSLLRMPVATPKPQAFEALCNGAHVIEEDGLGPKVLRLEDGSFLKLFRARRWYTSGRFNPYSERFASNSEQLQQLSIASPPILDLYSLQDGSSAVRYRPLPGLTLRQALQSLDASLRESLIERFGRFMAQLHERGVYFRSLHLGNVLLLEDGEFGLIDVADMRIYPSALRNTLRQRNLKHMQRYPQDRSWLFETHFEQLAKGYASVASPQATVKLREQVLTLARPGA